The sequence CCTGTCCGACCTGCTCAGAACCGTCGGGCGCGGCGGTACCGGCACTCTGGTCATGCTGGTCGTTCTTGTTCCTCTTGCGTCCGAAGATGCTCATGGGTTTCCTATCCCGCTTCCGCCCATTAGTCCGCCGAGGCCCGATCCATTGATGGGCTGGCCTGGAACATCCTTGCCACCCGGCCCCGCGGTGGATCCTGTCGTCTTGTTGAGAGCCTTGTCGCGCCCGGAGAAGCCGAGGAACCCACGCTTCCTACCGCGGGAGCCCTGACGTGGATCGAAGGCGTCCCGGAGGCCGTCACCGATGAAGTTCACGGACAGGGCGATCGCCAGAATGAACATGCCCGGCCACCAGAACAGCCAGGGCCTCGTGGTGAAGGCGCTTTGGTACTGGCTGATCAGCAGGCCGAGCGAGGAGTCCGGGGGCCGGACCCCGAAGCCGAGGAAGGACAGTGAGGTCTCCAGCAGGATGGCCGCCGCGATGGCGAATGTCGCGTTGACGACGATCACGCCGATGGTGTTGGGCAGCAGGTGCCGCAGAATCACCCGTCCGGGCTTGGCGCCCATGGCCACGGCAGCGGCCACGAACTCCTTCTCGCGCAGGGACAGCACCTCGCCGCGGACGAGGCGGGCCAGCGAGGTCCACGTGACCAGTCCCAGCACCAGCGCCAGCGGGATGATCCCGCCGCCGAGTCCCGAGGACATCTGGCCGAGGACGGCGGCCAGCACGAGCAGCGGGATCACGATGACCAGGTCGGTCGCCCGCATCAGGACGGCATCGATCCAGCCGCGGAAGTAGCCCGCGAGCGCGCCGACCACGGAGCCGATGACGGTGGAGACGATGCCCACGACGATGGCGATGATCAGCGACTGCTGGGTGCCGCGCATCACCAGTGCGAAGAAGTCGTTGCCGGTGGTGACCTGGCCGAAGGGGTGTTCCCCCCAGCGGAGGCCCTCGCCGCCCAGCCACTCGGGCACCACGGACAGGGTGGGGACGCCGCCGTTCACCGTCGCGCCGGTCGCCGCATAGTCCTTGTCCCACCAGCCGGGGATGCCGGCATAGCCGATGGAGGTGAAGGCCAGGAGGAAGATCAGCACCAGGAAGACGGCGGAGATCATGGCGGCCTTGTGGTGGCGGAAACGCCGCCTGACCAGCTGGCCCTGGCTGAAGGACTTCCCGGTCTGCTGGCGCAGCTTGGCGTCTTCTACCTCGGCCAGGTTGGCCAGGTCCACGGCCTGCTGGGAGGGTCCATTCTCCGGGCGGGGGGTCCCGTTCTCGTTGCTCATGCGACTCACACTCGAATCCGGGGG comes from Citricoccus muralis and encodes:
- a CDS encoding ABC transporter permease: MSNENGTPRPENGPSQQAVDLANLAEVEDAKLRQQTGKSFSQGQLVRRRFRHHKAAMISAVFLVLIFLLAFTSIGYAGIPGWWDKDYAATGATVNGGVPTLSVVPEWLGGEGLRWGEHPFGQVTTGNDFFALVMRGTQQSLIIAIVVGIVSTVIGSVVGALAGYFRGWIDAVLMRATDLVIVIPLLVLAAVLGQMSSGLGGGIIPLALVLGLVTWTSLARLVRGEVLSLREKEFVAAAVAMGAKPGRVILRHLLPNTIGVIVVNATFAIAAAILLETSLSFLGFGVRPPDSSLGLLISQYQSAFTTRPWLFWWPGMFILAIALSVNFIGDGLRDAFDPRQGSRGRKRGFLGFSGRDKALNKTTGSTAGPGGKDVPGQPINGSGLGGLMGGSGIGNP